In one Culex quinquefasciatus strain JHB chromosome 2, VPISU_Cqui_1.0_pri_paternal, whole genome shotgun sequence genomic region, the following are encoded:
- the LOC6036040 gene encoding hydroxysteroid dehydrogenase-like protein 1 produces MLPLYVLAAIGVYASVCWLYEHLYSSLLGIIWGSVKQIVCGQKTLGERYGKWAVVTGATDGIGKGYAVNLAKKGMNLVLISRSDAKLVKVSRELQDAYGVQIKRIVADFSAGAPIYSHIRKELAGIDIGILVNNVGIVPDSGLDLFENHPAEDYLRMVNVNIVSTLLMTHLVLPIMKKARRGMVINVSSSSAYFPAPFLSVYSATKVFGHNLSLALQQELRGTGVECQLAVPAFVRTNLTDGWNVTKYGGSMVPDANDYGRWATWMIGKTSHTCGHWFHSLQYLGSMLIPASLFRRAVYHIFGDLKKNPVQNTQRTTL; encoded by the exons ATGCTTCCGCTGTACGTTTTGGCGGCCATCGGCGTGTACGCGAGCGTCTGCTGGCTGTACGAACACTTGTACTCTTCACTGCTCGGGATAATTTGGGGCTCGGTGAAGCAGATTGTGTGCGGTCAAAAGACACTAGGGGAACGGTATGGAAAGTGGGCTGTGGTTACGGGAGCTACGGATGGGATCGGGAAGGGGTACGCGGTGAATCTGGCCAAAAAGGGAATGAACTTGGTGCTGATTTCGCGATCGGATGCGAAGCTGGTTAAGGTCAGCAGGGAGCTGCAGGATGCGTACGGAGTGCAGATCAAACGAATCGTTGCGGACTTTTCCGCGGGGGCGCCGATCTATTCACACATCCGCAAGGAACTCGCAGGAATTGATATAGGAATTCTTG TCAACAACGTCGGAATCGTCCCGGACAGTGGACTCGATTTGTTCGAGAATCACCCAGCCGAAGACTACCTCCGGATGGTGAACGTCAACATCGTGTCCACCCTGCTGATGACCCACCTGGTCCTCCCGATCATGAAGAAGGCCCGCCGAGGAATGGTCATCAACGTATCTTCCTCCAGCGCCTACTTCCCGGCCCCCTTCCTTTCGGTTTACTCCGCCACCAAGGTGTTTGGCCACAATCTGAGTTTGGCCCTGCAGCAGGAACTCCGCGGCACCGGGGTGGAGTGTCAGCTGGCGGTGCCGGCTTTTGTGAGGACCAACCTGACCGACGGATGGAACGTTACCAAGTACGGAGGATCGATGGTTCCGGACGCGAACGATTACGGACGGTGGGCCACGTGGATGATTGGGAAGACGAGCCACACGTGTGGGCATTGGTTTCATTCATTGCAG tatttgGGCAGCATGTTAATCCCAGCGAGTTTGTTCAGGAGGGCTGTTTATCATATCTTTGGAGATCTCAAGAAGAATCCTGTTCAAAATACACAAAGGACTACTTTGTAG